The proteins below are encoded in one region of Knoellia sp. S7-12:
- a CDS encoding sigma factor-like helix-turn-helix DNA-binding protein: MPDERTHDDWQGQTDRIALHESLTRLPHLQRAVLVLRYLDGQSEMETARILGCTLATVQSKNRIALKTLRLTYHAENASDSIGRMPS; this comes from the coding sequence GTGCCAGATGAGCGCACCCACGACGACTGGCAAGGTCAAACCGACCGCATAGCTCTGCACGAGAGCCTCACGAGACTCCCGCATCTTCAGCGTGCGGTGTTGGTGCTGCGCTACTTGGACGGTCAGTCCGAGATGGAAACGGCTCGAATTCTCGGATGCACGCTAGCAACCGTGCAGTCGAAGAACCGCATAGCGCTCAAAACCCTTCGCCTTACTTACCACGCGGAAAACGCCTCAGATTCAATTGGAAGGATGCCGTCATGA
- a CDS encoding sigma factor produces MSDADDFDGFVHRSLPALSRAAYGLTSDRHRAEDLVQETHIRVARHWQRLMRDGDDPLPYARKILYRMWLDSLRWRRRHPERIGECQMSAPTTTGKVKPTA; encoded by the coding sequence GTGAGCGACGCTGACGATTTTGACGGGTTTGTACACCGAAGCTTGCCCGCCTTATCCCGGGCTGCGTATGGGTTGACGTCCGACAGGCATCGTGCGGAGGACCTTGTACAAGAAACGCACATTCGCGTTGCTCGCCACTGGCAGCGTTTGATGCGTGATGGCGATGACCCTCTGCCGTATGCGCGCAAAATCCTGTATCGCATGTGGCTGGACTCCCTCCGTTGGCGCCGGCGGCATCCGGAACGGATAGGTGAGTGCCAGATGAGCGCACCCACGACGACTGGCAAGGTCAAACCGACCGCATAG
- a CDS encoding DUF4279 domain-containing protein — protein sequence MTSTSRVQQRAELVAYAANEDDDFDPVALTEFLGIDPTSVHRKGELLKGGRVRPFSAWMWSTADQVEVDTEVLIREVLDNFEPMAKVDEARGRFGLEFKMDVVIEMYGHLDIEPDGTTGAVVATPALYLSPGTLLRLTRLGCGLDIDTYVIAPE from the coding sequence GTGACCTCGACGTCCCGTGTGCAGCAGCGTGCAGAGCTCGTGGCATATGCAGCCAATGAGGACGACGACTTCGACCCCGTTGCCCTCACCGAGTTTCTCGGGATCGATCCGACGTCAGTCCATCGAAAGGGCGAGTTGCTCAAAGGCGGTCGCGTTCGTCCGTTCAGCGCGTGGATGTGGAGCACGGCGGATCAAGTTGAAGTGGACACCGAAGTCCTCATCCGGGAGGTCTTGGACAATTTCGAGCCGATGGCCAAGGTGGACGAGGCCCGGGGGAGGTTTGGGCTCGAGTTCAAGATGGATGTCGTGATCGAGATGTACGGACATCTCGACATCGAGCCTGACGGCACCACGGGTGCCGTGGTGGCCACACCGGCTCTCTATCTGTCGCCGGGGACGCTGCTCCGGTTGACGCGCCTGGGGTGCGGTCTGGACATCGATACCTACGTCATAGCGCCGGAGTGA